The following proteins come from a genomic window of Nocardioides albertanoniae:
- a CDS encoding DUF58 domain-containing protein — translation MREALSGLTVRGRTFLAAGVTAIVCGMLMDQASLSRIGMLLIALPLVTAAVAAWGRYRLALVRHIEPHLTEAGQPAKVELTIANEGRIPTGTLLLEETVPFALGGRPRFVVDRIGFGWRHKLGYQIRSEIRGRFDIGPMRVTVADPFGLVELNRAFSSTVPFTVTPKVVGLPSTPLTGNATSSGDSRPRAFLGGSAEDVTVREYRRGDELRRVHWPSSARLGELMVRREEQPWQARATVFLDNRRSVHRGQGSASSFEHAVVVAASVAVHLVGAGYSVRLVSSGGDVAAAWHDREGQADAAALLEALAVIETVQHHHIDASWMSEDGQGGITVAVLGAIDQDDASVLRRVRHHTGSALAFTLAVDSWSTVNLAPEQQRPSGVPLLLQHGWKAVDLGLGDSVATRWRELGTRGAAGAAASMGAAR, via the coding sequence ATGCGTGAGGCACTGTCGGGACTGACCGTCCGGGGCCGCACCTTCCTGGCGGCCGGGGTCACCGCGATCGTCTGCGGGATGCTGATGGACCAGGCCTCGCTCTCGCGGATCGGGATGCTGCTGATCGCGCTGCCGCTGGTCACCGCCGCCGTCGCCGCCTGGGGCCGCTACCGGCTCGCCCTCGTGCGCCACATCGAGCCCCACCTGACCGAGGCCGGCCAGCCCGCCAAGGTCGAGCTCACCATCGCCAACGAGGGCCGCATCCCCACCGGCACCCTGCTGCTCGAGGAGACCGTGCCCTTCGCCCTCGGCGGTCGTCCCCGGTTCGTCGTCGACCGGATCGGCTTCGGCTGGCGCCACAAGCTCGGCTACCAGATCCGCTCCGAGATCCGCGGCCGTTTCGACATCGGCCCGATGCGGGTGACGGTCGCCGACCCGTTCGGCCTGGTGGAGCTCAACCGCGCGTTCAGCTCGACCGTGCCGTTCACGGTGACGCCGAAGGTGGTCGGGCTGCCCTCGACCCCGCTGACGGGCAACGCCACCTCCTCGGGCGACTCCCGGCCGCGGGCCTTCCTCGGCGGCAGCGCCGAAGACGTCACCGTGCGTGAATACCGGCGCGGTGACGAGCTGCGCCGCGTGCACTGGCCCAGCTCCGCCCGCCTCGGCGAGCTGATGGTGCGCCGCGAGGAGCAGCCCTGGCAGGCCCGGGCGACCGTCTTCCTCGACAACCGCCGCTCGGTCCATCGCGGCCAGGGATCGGCCTCCTCCTTCGAGCACGCCGTCGTCGTCGCCGCCTCGGTGGCCGTGCACCTGGTCGGCGCCGGCTACTCGGTGCGGCTGGTGTCTTCGGGTGGGGACGTCGCCGCGGCCTGGCACGACCGAGAGGGTCAGGCCGACGCCGCCGCGCTGCTCGAGGCGCTCGCCGTGATCGAGACGGTGCAGCACCACCACATCGATGCGTCCTGGATGAGCGAGGACGGCCAGGGCGGGATCACCGTCGCCGTGCTCGGCGCCATCGACCAGGACGATGCCAGCGTGCTTCGCCGGGTGCGACATCACACCGGGTCGGCGCTGGCGTTCACGCTCGCCGTCGACAGCTGGAGCACGGTGAACCTCGCCCCCGAGCAACAGCGGCCCAGCGGCGTACCCCTGCTTCTCCAGCACGGCTGGAAGGCGGTCGACCTCGGCCTCGGCGACTCGGTGGCCACCCGCTGGCGTGAGCTCGGCACCCGTGGCGCGGCCGGCGCGGCGGCCTCGATGGGGGCGGCACGATGA
- a CDS encoding AAA family ATPase, which yields MHGAEIETLVRVAGRIRDSIEKVIEGKTDVVDSTLTVLLAEGHLLIEDVPGVGKTQLAKALARSIDCSVRRIQFTPDLLPSDVTGVSVFNQNSREFEFRPGGIFANIVVGDEINRASPKTQSALLECMEEHQVTVDNVTYQLDSPFMVIATQNPIEMEGTYALPEAQRDRFMARVSVGYPPVGSEIAMLASHSAANPLDDLEPVADAAEIRKLVGVVNQIYVADSVRRYTVALTAATRANNELALGASPRASLHLLRAAKAHAAMNGREFVLPDDVRRLTGPVLAHRLLPSASAAMHGRSVADILEAVTSAVPVPQA from the coding sequence GTGCATGGGGCAGAGATTGAGACATTGGTGCGGGTCGCGGGCCGCATTCGCGACAGCATCGAGAAGGTGATCGAGGGCAAGACCGACGTCGTCGACTCCACCCTCACCGTGCTGCTCGCCGAGGGGCACCTGCTGATCGAGGACGTGCCCGGGGTCGGGAAGACCCAGCTGGCCAAGGCGCTCGCGCGCTCGATCGACTGCTCGGTGCGGCGCATCCAGTTCACCCCCGACCTGCTCCCGAGCGACGTCACCGGGGTCTCGGTCTTCAACCAGAACTCCCGGGAGTTCGAGTTCCGCCCCGGCGGCATCTTCGCCAACATCGTGGTCGGCGACGAGATCAACCGCGCCTCCCCCAAGACCCAGTCGGCGCTGCTGGAGTGCATGGAGGAGCACCAGGTCACCGTCGACAACGTGACCTACCAGCTCGACTCCCCGTTCATGGTGATCGCGACCCAGAACCCGATCGAGATGGAAGGGACGTACGCCCTGCCCGAGGCGCAGCGCGACAGGTTCATGGCGCGCGTCTCGGTCGGCTATCCCCCGGTCGGCTCCGAGATCGCGATGCTCGCCAGCCACAGCGCCGCCAACCCGCTCGACGACCTCGAGCCGGTGGCCGACGCGGCCGAGATCCGCAAGCTCGTCGGGGTCGTCAACCAGATCTACGTGGCCGACTCCGTCCGGCGCTACACCGTGGCCCTCACCGCGGCGACCCGCGCCAACAACGAGCTGGCCCTGGGCGCCTCACCGCGTGCGAGCCTGCATCTGCTGCGGGCCGCGAAGGCGCACGCCGCGATGAACGGGCGCGAGTTCGTGCTCCCCGATGACGTGCGCAGGCTGACCGGTCCGGTGCTTGCCCATCGTCTGCTCCCCAGCGCGTCCGCGGCGATGCACGGCCGCTCGGTGGCCGACATCCTCGAGGCCGTCACCTCCGCCGTGCCGGTGCCACAGGCCTGA